Proteins from one Erpetoichthys calabaricus chromosome 11, fErpCal1.3, whole genome shotgun sequence genomic window:
- the LOC114660601 gene encoding three prime repair exonuclease 2-like produces the protein MSKMQHFQTFVFLDLETTGICGDRPRLTEMCLASVHRFSLENSTQSIGNRGKAGHVYPRVMDKLCLCVNPNKLVSQKAFDLSGLSNENLTENCKSGFDQTTVTLLRSFLERQAPPVCLVAHNGFKFDFPLLRTELTRQEADLPDNVFCADSYQALRQILEGIENPRFQRIKGGYSLSELYKRFHGVYPLNAHCAEADVLTLISVFLSHVTELLNWADLYAKPWKEITPMYKPSPSKNLHQSQLERYPSKQRSKAIRSSQSLGLV, from the coding sequence ATGTCCAAGATGCAGCATTTCCAGACTTTTGTGTTCCTTGACCTTGAAACAACTGGAATCTGTGGAGATCGCCCTCGGCTGACTGAAATGTGCCTGGCCAGTGTACACCGCTTTTCTTTGGAAAATTCTACACAAAGCATTGGAAATAGGGGAAAAGCTGGTCATGTATATCCCCGCGTTATGGATAAACTCTGCCTGTGTGTTAACCCCAATAAGCTCGTCTCACAGAAGGCCTTTGACCTTAGCGGCTTGAGCAATGAAAACCTGACAGAAAACTGCAAATCTGGCTTTGACCAGACTACTGTTACACTATTAAGGTCATTTTTGGAGCGACAAGCCCCACCTGTGTGCTTGGTGGCTCACAATggttttaagtttgactttccACTGCTGCGCACTGAACTAACTCGCCAGGAGGCCGACCTTCCTGATAATGTGTTCTGTGCTGATTCTTACCAAGCCTTAAGACAGATTCTTGAAGGTATCGAAAACCCTAGATTTCAGAGGATCAAAGGAGGATACAGTTTAAGTGAACTTTACAAGAGGTTTCATGGAGTGTATCCACTTAACGCCCATTGTGCAGAAGCTGATGTGCTTActcttatttcagtttttctttctcaTGTCACTGAGCTGTTGAATTGGGCAGACCTTTATGCCAAACCCTGGAAGGAAATTACACCCATGTACAAACCCAGTCCATCTAAAAATCTGCACCAAAGTCAACTTGAGCGATATCCTTCAAAACAAAGATCAAAGGCTATAAGGTCTAGTCAAAGCTTGGGCTTGGTGTAA